GCATCAGGGTTTCAGAGTCGCTGGTTCTCAGCGACTCAGCCAGGACGCGAGGACATCGAGGACGCCGCGCTCATCGAGCCCGAGCAGTTGCACTTCTCCGACCCGCTCCTGCTTCTGGTCGGGCAACGCTCTCCAGAGTGTGAGCCACCCCTCGCGATGGTCGCAGACCACTTCCAGTCGATCGGAACCTGTCTGGATCCGAGACCGCCAGTTCCCGAAGAAGCCCGGATGGTCTTCAAACACGAGCACCTGTCCGCCTGCGCGACGGATGCAGTCATAGAGCGCCGCTTGATCCATAGGCTGATTGTGCCGATTGGACGGAGGGTAAGCCGGGCAGGAGACTCAACGCGGCTTGCGTCGCCGCCAAAGCTTGCGACCGATCCAGAACAGCAGCCCGAGGACGACGGACCAGGGCAGCAGGTAGGCCACGCCCGTGATGGCCGACGAGATGCCCTGCGAAAGACTCCCGCCGAAGTCCGACGCGGCAAGCGAGATCGGCCGCCAGAACGACTTGTCGCGCCCGGCCTGGATGTTGATGGTGAGGATCTCCGTCTCCACGCGGCGCAGCAGGTTGGCCTGTCTGCCATCCGCGGCCTCCAGCTCGCTCTGCACCTGCGCCAGTTCGCGGGTGAGCTTGATCAGGGCATCCGCGTCGTTCCCCGGGCGCTTGCGCAAGGCTTCAAGCTCCGAGCGATAGGTGGTCAGCATGGCCTGCTTCTTCTCGACGTCCTGGATCGGTCCGGCCAGATCCTCGGTGCTCGTGGACTGACCGGTGATCTCTCCCTGTTTGCCCATCGAGGCGATCAGCTTCTGGATGCCGCTCGGCTTTGCGCGCAGGCGCAGGCTCGAGGAGGCGTACTTGCCCGTGTTGATGCGCGAGTCCAGCACCTCGCACAGATCCGCGGAGGCCTCGCGGCAGGCCGCCAGCGCCGCCTGATGAGTCGCAGCGAGCTTCTCCTCGGCGATCTCGATCTGGAGGGTGTGTTCGTACGCGAGCGTGCGGCGCGGTGCCGCAGCACCGGGAGGGCGTACCACCTCAGCCGCAGTGGTCCCTTCTCTGGCTATGACACCGGCAGGAGCAGACTCGCTCTTCGGGGAGCACCCGGTGACGACAACGAGGAACAGGCACGCGATCAGCAGACGATGCATCGGCACTCCGACGGGGAGGGACAGGGGGCGCGTTGGTGCAGGCGTCTTGCACAGCCTGAGTTCCAACTTGAGAGGCTCCGCAGTTTGCCTCACCCATTCGGGAGCCAGAGGTCTCGGCCTCTGGTCGGCTTCCGTTTCGGCACGACCCGCAGCCGTCTCATTCTGATCACCTCATCGTGCCTTGAGCCAAGGCCCGAGGGGGCGCACGCAGTCGCCAGGGCTGTGTCAGCAAGATCGCCGCCAAACCCAACGCCGCACCCGCCGGCACATCCAGCACATGGTGCTGATACGTGGTGAGTACCGAGACCCCGATCAGCACGAACCACGCATGCAGGCCCACGGCCCACCCGCCGCGCAGCACCGGCGCGAAGCGCGCCCACATCAGCACCAGCACGCCGATGTGCAGCGACGGCGCGCGGTTGTAGGGCATGTCGCAGTGGCCGAGCAGATCGAACATCACACCGAGCGCGCCTTCAGTCGCCGGCCGCTCGAACGTGAAGCGCAGCGGGAACGCCGCGTAGCAGAGCACCGACACGACGAGCACGATGAGCAGCCGCAGCACATGGCGGCGCAGCCGATCGCCGTCCGCGTCGATGAAGAACGACAGCACGAAGAAGACGCAGATCGACAGGTAGGGCACCACCGTCCAGCTCACGAAGGGGATCGCGCGTTCCCACGCGAACACACCGGCGCCCACGTCCGTCCGCAGACTGGTCAGCTGGTTGGACAGCGTGTACAGCGCGGCGTAAGCCGCCGAGGTCGCCACGGCGCAGGGCAGGGGGCGCCAGTGCAGCGGTTGCATGGCCGGTGTGGTACGGCCTTCGGATCTGGCACGGCCCTCGGATGCGGCGCGGGCTTCGGGCCACGGGATCGGATAGCTCATCGGGGATCTCCGGCGCGGATGCCTTCATCCGCCTATCCCTGATTACGAGATCCCGATCTCAAAGCGGACATCGCCGCCCCTCGTCACGGCAGTTCGACCGGCTTCCGCTGAGCGGCACGAATCGCGCGGACCTGCTCCAGCAGGCGGTTGGCCTCGGCGTCGTTGCGCAGCGCGCGTTCGGTTTGCGCCAAGGCCTCGATGGCATCGGCCAGCGCGAGACTCAGCGCCGGGTCGTAGAGCTGACGGTGCAATCGCACGGCGTCCCGCAGCAGCGGTGCCGCGGCCTCGGCCTTGCGTTGCCGGAGCAAGGCCTGACCCAGCACCAGCGTGGCGATGGCCTGGTTGTCCCGTTGGTAGTCGGCATTCCCGCGGCTGACGATGGCGGCGAGCGCCTGTCGCGCCTGCGCTTCTGCGACCTCGAGATGGCCGGCGTTCAGCTCGAGCCACGCGGACTCGGCCTGCTCCGTCACGGGCTCGCTCGCGGCGGGGGCGGGCGGCACCTTCCTCGCGGCGCGCTGCGCCTGCAGGCCCGCCAGCGCCTCGCGCGCCTGGCCGCTTGCGACCTGCCAGCGCCGCAGCGCCAGGCTGTAGAGCCTGCCCGGCGGCTTGCCGGCGGGGGTGGCCTGTCGCTGGCGCTCCAGCAAGGTCTGCGCTTCGGCCAATCGACCGAGGCTCGTCAGCGCCAACGCGCGGTCCGTCAGCACCTGCTCGTCCATGCCGTCGACCGGGTGGGGCTTGTCGAGCACTGCCACGTCATCGCTGCTGACGGCCAGCGCGGCTTGCGTCTGGCCGTAGTTCGCCAGCGCGCGCGCCTGCCACATGCGGACCCATCGACGCTGCGGAAGATCGGCCGGCGCGGTCCCGCTCCAGCGCCAGGCCGGCGCCAGCGCCGTCAGGGCGTCGCGGAAGCGCCCGCCCAGGTTGAGGAAGATCGCGAGGTGCGTCTGCGTCTCCGCCACGCGCACCGCGTTGGCGTTGCGCGCGACCTCCGCCTCCACGCCCTTGCGCATGCTGGTCTCGGCTTCGGCGTACCGGTTCAGCGCGCGCTGGGAGTGGCCGAGGAATTCGTAGAGCAGCGACAGCTCGCCGGCACCCAGCGGCGGGTTCGCTTCGCAGAGCTGGACGGCTTCGGCATAGGCCGCCTGCGCGCGCTCGAACGACCGGTCGTACAGGGCCGCGTCGCCCAGGATGTGCAGCACCAGCAGCAGGTCGGCTTTGGAGTCGCCGCGGCGGGCGATCGCCAAGGCGCGCTCGGCGAAGGCCATCGCCAGGACCGGTTCCGCGCGTCGGTTCAGCGATGCCTGGCCGATCTCCACCTGCAGCCGCGTCGGCGAGGTGCTGTCCTGTCGCGCATCCAGCAGGGCCGTGGCTTCCTTCAACAGCGCCGTCGCTTCATCCCGCTTGGTGTTGAGCGCCAACGCGTTGGCCAGCGCCGTCATCGCCAGCACCGCCTCGTCGCTGGTCGGTCCGTGCCACTCGCGCGCCACCGTCAGGCGCTGACGTTGCAGGTCGACCTCGCGCTCGTTCAAGCCCAGGTCCTGGTACATCGAGGCCAGCACCGTCAGCAAGCGCAGCCGCGCCGCCGGCGCGTCCTTGAGTTCGGCATTGATCCGGTCCGCGCCGCGGTCCAGCAACTCACGGGCGGTCGTGTCGCGGGCCTTCGCCGGATCGGCCTGGTCGGCCGTGTTCGCGCGGAACACGCCTTCCAGGAAGCCCTGCACGGCGCGCGCGGTGGCGGCCTCGGCCTGCGCGCGTTGTGTCTGCAGCCCGGCCTGGTGCGCCTGCCACAGCGCGACCGACGCGCCACCGATCAGCGCCAGTGTCGCGATGGCGCCGGCCGTGACGGGGAGCCGGTGTCGTCGCACGAGCTTGGCCATCCGATAGGCCAATCCATCAGGCCTCGCCTGGACCGGCTCTCCGTCCATCCAGCGGCGCAGGTCCTGCGCGAACGCTTCCATCGTCGGGTAGCGATCGGTGGGGGACTTCTTCAGCGCGTGGTTCAGGATCGCGTCGAGGTCGCCGCGCAACTGCCTGCGCAGCGCGCGGTCGGCGCTCGCGTCAGGCGTGCCGGCCCCGCTCGCACCGGTCGTACCGCTCGGACCGCTCGAACCGGTCACACCGATGGCACCGGCCGCACTGCCGATGCTGCTCGCCAAGGGAATCTCCGCCGCGGCGATCACCTCTTCCAGCTCGGCCGCGCTGCCGCGCTTCAGGCGATACGGCCGTGCGCCTGCGAGCACTTCATACGCGACCACGCCCATGCTGTACACATCGCTGGGCGTGCCCAGCGGGTCGCCGCGGATCTGCTCGGGGCTCGCGTAGTCCAGCGTCAGCGCGCGGCCGGAGAGCTCGGTCAGCGCGGTGCGCTCCGTGCTGTCGCCTTCGAGCAGTTTGGCGATCCCGAAGTCCAGCAGCTTCACGCTGCCATCGGGCGTCACCAGGATGTTGCTCGGCTTCAGGTCTCGATGGACGACCAGCCGCGAGTGCGCATGCCCGACCGCCGCCATCACCTGCAGCAGCAGCGCGACCCGCTCACGCACCGACAGCGCGTGCGCGCGGCAGTACGCGTCGATCGGCAGGCCGTCGACATGCTCCATCGCGAGGAAGGGCCGGCCCTGCGCGTCGACGCCGGCGTCGTACAGGCGGGCGATGTGCTCGTGCTCGAGCGTGCCGAGGATCTCCCGCTCCCTGTCCATCCGCTCGGCCAGGCTGCCGCCCCAGACGATGCGCGGCAGCTTGAGCGCGACCCGCCGGTTCATCAGGCCGTCCGCCCGTTCGGCGAGCCAGACCGTGCCCATGCCGCCGCGGCCGATCTCGGTGATCAGCCGATAGGCGCCGACACTGCTGCCCGGAAGGAGACCGTCGAAGGGCAGGGGCGTGTCGGCCGGGCCTTCCGCCGGGAACAGCCGGGGCAGCGTGTCGAGGAAGTCATCGGTCTCCACCTCGGCCTGGTGCGCGAGCAGCATGCGCAGCGTCTCGCGATGCGCGGCGTGCTCGCCGATCAGGCCCTCGAGCCAGGCCTTGCGCGAGGTCGGCGAGAGGTTGAGCGCCTCGTCCAGCAAGGCGCTGATCGCGGGCCAGTCGCCTTCGAATTTCGAGAGCATCGTCATGGGCGGGCCGTCATCGATTCATCCGACCCGCGACGGCGTCGTCAGTCCCGCAGCGCGTGCGCCAGCAGCAGCCGCGCCTTGTCCCAGTCGCGGCGCACGGTGCGGGCCGACAGGCCCAGCGCCTCGGCGATCTCCTCGTCCTCGAGGCCGCCGAAGTAGCGCATCTCGACCACGCGCCCCAGCCGCTCGTCGACGCGGCCGAGGTCCTCCAGCGCCGCATGCACGGCCAGGATCTCGTCGGACGCGGCGGGCAGGGCCCCGATGAGCTCGGAGTTCAGCGTGACCTGCTCGGCGTCGCCGCCGCGGCGGTCCGTCTTCGCCTGACGCGCCGCGTCGACGATGATCGATCGCATCACCGTGGCCGCGTAGGCCAGGAAGTGGGCGCGGTCCGAGGGCGTCAGCGACTCGCGCTGCAGGAACTTGAGGTAGCACTCGTTGACCAGCGCCGTGGTCGCCATCAGCCCGTCGCCGGAACCGCGCGAGAGGCGCCGGTGGGCGACCTGACGGAGCTCGGGATAGAGCAGCTCGAAGATCCTGTCGAACGCTTCGCGATCGCCTTCGCGCGCCTGTCCGATCAACTGCGTCACTTCCCCCATGCCGTGCTTCCGTCCAAAACCAGGTTGGTGACGGCGATGGTAGCGCGCGCTCCTGACGGTCCGGACGGCCGCACGTCCCTGAGTCCTGACGGGCTTGTGTCATCTCGTGTCACTCCGTCCGGCGTGAGGGGCGCAGCGTCCAGGGCGACGCGCCCGGAGGGGGCAGTCGAAGTCGTACGGTCGACAGCAGGCACGCGCAGGCGCAGGCGAGGGTCAAGGCCGCGATCGCTCCCGTGCGAGGAGCGAGCAGCACGAACACGGTGCCGAAGGCCGCCTTGCCGAAGAGCCCGCCCACATAGCCGCGCAGGAAGTGCGCGGCGGCGCGGTGACCGCCGTTGGCGTGCTCGGCCATGGCGACCGGACCGGTGATCAGCGGGAGCGACGACAGCAGTCCCGCCGCGAAGCCGCCCATGGCGGGACCGATGAGCGTCGCGATCGCGGTCAGCCCGCCGGCCATCGCGGCGACGAGCCACATGGAGCAGCGGGCCCGCTGGCGCGACACGATCTCCGCACCGAGTCGGGGCATCGCCACGAATGTGATCGCGCAGCTGCCGAGCGCCAGCATCAGCGCGGCGCTCAGGTCGGCGCTGGCGGCTTTCGCGGGGAGCGCCATCGCGACCGCGCCGCCCAGCCCGCAGACCAGCGCGATCGCGCCGCCGCCGTAGCGTGCGGCGCGCGCATAGCCCAGCGCGAAGACCGCCAGCATCGCGCAGGCGGCGACGCTGCCGATCGCCGCGCTGATCGCGAAGGCCATGCCCTCGTCGTGCGCCAGCCACGCCAGCGTCGGCGCGGTGATCGTCGGCAGCGCGGCGACAAGACCTGCCACCCGGCGACCGCCGTGTCGCGCCGCCGCCATCACCAGCACCACGGTGCCTGCCGTCAGCAGGCCCTTGAACAACTCGTCCATCGCGCTCGCTCCCCTTGGGGACGGCGGGAAAACACGCCGTCCTGCCCAGATGAACGAGATGGGCGGTCGAGGACGGCCACGTGTCCGGAACCTCAAGCAGGGGACAGGGATTCCGATCGTCGACGGCCGTCGGATGTCCGGCGCGTGGCCGGGACTTCGTTCAGTGAGGTAGCAGGCGCTGCGACGGTGTGACGGTGTGACGACGCGGCGCTCCCTTCCCTCGCTCCTCTCTCCTCATTGCGGAGTCGCCATGTTCAGTGTTGACTGGTTCTCGGTGGAACGGCGGCTGCATGCCGCCGCGGTCGCCGTTCTTTGCGCCCTCCTGGTCGCCTGCGGGGGCGGCGACGATCCGGCGCCCGTCGACGGCGCGGCGCCGACGGCCCCGCCCGTGGTGACGCCGCCTGTCGTCACACCGCCCGTGGTGACCCCGCCGGTGGTCGCGCCGCCGGTGCTCACCATCACGCAGCAGCCTGCC
This genomic stretch from Mitsuaria sp. 7 harbors:
- a CDS encoding ECF-type sigma factor; protein product: MGEVTQLIGQAREGDREAFDRIFELLYPELRQVAHRRLSRGSGDGLMATTALVNECYLKFLQRESLTPSDRAHFLAYAATVMRSIIVDAARQAKTDRRGGDAEQVTLNSELIGALPAASDEILAVHAALEDLGRVDERLGRVVEMRYFGGLEDEEIAEALGLSARTVRRDWDKARLLLAHALRD
- a CDS encoding serine/threonine-protein kinase, whose product is MTMLSKFEGDWPAISALLDEALNLSPTSRKAWLEGLIGEHAAHRETLRMLLAHQAEVETDDFLDTLPRLFPAEGPADTPLPFDGLLPGSSVGAYRLITEIGRGGMGTVWLAERADGLMNRRVALKLPRIVWGGSLAERMDREREILGTLEHEHIARLYDAGVDAQGRPFLAMEHVDGLPIDAYCRAHALSVRERVALLLQVMAAVGHAHSRLVVHRDLKPSNILVTPDGSVKLLDFGIAKLLEGDSTERTALTELSGRALTLDYASPEQIRGDPLGTPSDVYSMGVVAYEVLAGARPYRLKRGSAAELEEVIAAAEIPLASSIGSAAGAIGVTGSSGPSGTTGASGAGTPDASADRALRRQLRGDLDAILNHALKKSPTDRYPTMEAFAQDLRRWMDGEPVQARPDGLAYRMAKLVRRHRLPVTAGAIATLALIGGASVALWQAHQAGLQTQRAQAEAATARAVQGFLEGVFRANTADQADPAKARDTTARELLDRGADRINAELKDAPAARLRLLTVLASMYQDLGLNEREVDLQRQRLTVAREWHGPTSDEAVLAMTALANALALNTKRDEATALLKEATALLDARQDSTSPTRLQVEIGQASLNRRAEPVLAMAFAERALAIARRGDSKADLLLVLHILGDAALYDRSFERAQAAYAEAVQLCEANPPLGAGELSLLYEFLGHSQRALNRYAEAETSMRKGVEAEVARNANAVRVAETQTHLAIFLNLGGRFRDALTALAPAWRWSGTAPADLPQRRWVRMWQARALANYGQTQAALAVSSDDVAVLDKPHPVDGMDEQVLTDRALALTSLGRLAEAQTLLERQRQATPAGKPPGRLYSLALRRWQVASGQAREALAGLQAQRAARKVPPAPAASEPVTEQAESAWLELNAGHLEVAEAQARQALAAIVSRGNADYQRDNQAIATLVLGQALLRQRKAEAAAPLLRDAVRLHRQLYDPALSLALADAIEALAQTERALRNDAEANRLLEQVRAIRAAQRKPVELP
- a CDS encoding DUF4349 domain-containing protein yields the protein MHRLLIACLFLVVVTGCSPKSESAPAGVIAREGTTAAEVVRPPGAAAPRRTLAYEHTLQIEIAEEKLAATHQAALAACREASADLCEVLDSRINTGKYASSSLRLRAKPSGIQKLIASMGKQGEITGQSTSTEDLAGPIQDVEKKQAMLTTYRSELEALRKRPGNDADALIKLTRELAQVQSELEAADGRQANLLRRVETEILTINIQAGRDKSFWRPISLAASDFGGSLSQGISSAITGVAYLLPWSVVLGLLFWIGRKLWRRRKPR